The Brassica napus cultivar Da-Ae chromosome C1, Da-Ae, whole genome shotgun sequence DNA segment TacttgaactacaagcctagatTTGTATTTTCCATCAGGTTTTTGTGTCATTATCCATCTATTtcctaatgctttgcagccaggtggtaaatTTGTTATGTACCATGTATAATTTTACATGATACAATCTAATTCACTTATGACAACTTCGTTCCAAAAcggagcttctggtgaagccatgAATTCTGCCAAaatttttggaacattttctactaaaaatgccattaagAAATCTTCACCAAAAGATTTTTCCTTTCTAGCTATTTTGCttcttcgaggttcatctttttcttcattttctgaaatatcatttacAGAAATATTGACGTTTGTCTTATTTTCTGAGTCCTTGTCgttgtctttttcttttcgagttcgttttgaaccttgtttttccttgtacggaaaaatattttcgaagaaagatgcatttcttgattccatgactgtatttACATGAATGTCTGCTATTTTAGATTTATGTACCATAAATCGATAAGCACTACAGTTATGTGCttatccgatgaagatgcaatccactattttaggtccaatagtgaccttCTTTGGTGGCGGTACCGAAACTTTTGCCAagcacccccacactttgaggtatttatacgaaggtaaattacctttccataattcatatggagtttttccagttactttgtgtggaattttgttgaggatataattagtggtaagcaatgcttcccccccccccacatgttctggggtaaccTAAATTCCTGgaacattgcattcatcatttcttttagagttcgatttCTGCGTTCAGCAACTCTattagattctggtgagtaaggagctgtagtttgatggattattccatgttctttacagaatgcattAAATGGATCATCATACTCGTCTCCTATGTCGCTTCTAACTattttaatagttgttttaagctgattttcgacgtcgagtttaaattctttgaatttttctaaggtttcatctttgctatgtaataaatatacaaatcaatattttgtgcagtcatctatgaaggtcacaaaatactttttcccacctctagtttgtatgtattttaaatcacataaatcggtgtgaattaaatctagaggtttgTTTGTTCTTTCAACATGAGGTGATGGAGTTTTTGTGGGCTTAGCatgtacgcatacttcacatttttgtttacttattttgcatttaggaattagatttaaattcattaatctttgtattgATTTGTAGTTTAACtggcctaatctttcatgccatatattaaaagactcaaccaaataagcagttggcttcttattcattgaaacatttggagctacaactttcgaagggactgtcattacattcatCTTGACAAGTCCATCCTTCACATAACCCTTTCCCAAGTACATCTCATTCTTCTTAATCACGACTTTGTCCGCCTCAAGACTTGTGGCAAATCCATTCTTGTTGAGAAAGGTTCCCGAGACCAagttcttcctcatgtcaggcacatgcttcacatttgTCAGAGTGACTTCacgtccagatgtcatcttcaaaacCACATTCTCGCggccttcaatcttggagactgcagtgtttcccatGAACAACTTCTCATGAGTCTTCCTTTTCTGATAAGTGTTGAACATCGCCCTATCAGTGAAAATGTGGGTGGTCGCTCCtgtgtcataccaccattccttggggttTCTGCCTTCAACCATGTTGGCCTCAGTCACCAGTGCAACGAGATCCTCTTCAGTGAGATTCGCTTGATGTTTCTCATCTCTGATCTTGTTGTGACTCTCAGCAGTCTTGTGTcccactttgtggcagtagtgacatttccccttgaacttctccacattcgcattgatttcaatgcctttgttcttgaagttttttcaaGAAGCCTTCAGGGCTGCACCAGTTTTGGAAAGCTTGGCAGGAGAATGGGCGTGTGtctttcctttgcctttgtgctcagccatgttgacactaTGTTCCTTAGcagcactacaagaaatatgagtAGTAATAGCGGACGAAAAACGCTATGAGTTCGATATAATAGCGCTTCCTAAAACGCTCTGACAGCGCCCGTTATAATAGGTCTGACACTTTTGATAGCGGATATGTCGTATGCTTTAGTTAAATAAACAACAATAGCATTAATTTCTATGcaattgttaatatttataataatgaattggttttatttttaaaatgtaatatttattttgaatttttgtaataaaaacaattaatcatattataaaaactaaaaaaatatttaaatgattaaaaacaataataaaaaattttattttattttattaattaaattttgtttacaaattAAATCAGTTTATACATTAACCAAAACCTAATTAACCAAAcctaaataaaccaaaaaaaattgaaccaaGCCTAATAAACCAAAACTTAAAGCTCTAAGCTGCGATCTCCCTCCCATCGCAGTTCCGTCGTCTCCTTCTTcctgtctctttcttctcttcttcttcttcttgtttggaTGAGATTTAAGCCGATGGACAGAGATAGTGATGTGGTTAAGTGCATAGCCATTGGCAAGTGTCCATGCCGCACATTCACTTTCCCTATAAGATTAATTTAAGCCCAACACACCAACATTCATGAGTCAATACTCTGAAAATTCAATAGCAAACAAGGAGAAAGTAAACAATGTACCTAGCCAATTGCTCAAATTCAGAAGATTGAGGTTTTTCCCAAGGTAAAGTACCCAAAGCACTAGAGAGAGCAGCATACTTTCTTCCATTAGGCCTACACCACCACTGCTAGCTTTCTCTGCCATCTCCCACTTAAGCCTTTGTTCTCATACATCATCTGAGATGTCACAGCTAAAGTTTGTGTACCTCTCTTTCTGAAAGTTCAGCATTAGCATCAGACAAGGTCTGAAGAAGCTCGGCTCGGGACTTACCGTTTAGCACGATACATAGAGGAGGTCCACACTTGCTGGTGTTGCTTTCCTAGAAACGGTAAGAATATCGATGTGTGCTGTAGTAGATAAACCATTAAATTATGACCAACCTATATACAAGCAATAGAACTTGGATATTAACACTCCAAAGTCGAAGATTATAAGTAAATCATCAAAAAAGTTTAACAACATACCCGGCTGAGTAGAAACTCCCAAGAACTTGTCAATAATTCCATAACAGGGCAAGACTGGTCATACTgaagaaaaaaagatgaaagATCAGAGCAACCATTAATCACAACCAGAGTCGATCATTTCAATCATCTTCTCCACAAtctgaaaaatttaatttgtattGAAATCAGCAACTCCATTCAAAAAATAGAGAGCCATCAACATTCTCACAAGTAGCTATGTCTTATAATCCCTCAAATCAAGAACTCAAAGCAATACATAGTACAATGCGACAGTAGAACTCTACCTCACTCAGTGACCACCAAGACGTCGGCGAGAAACTCGGCAGGTTTACTCTCtccgagagaaagagagaagagtgaAGGAGCTTCGGGAATGGAGTCTGATGGTATGAAAAAGGAACCAGAGTTTGAATCGGGATTCACTGCGTCATCCACCATAGTTTGAATCGGGATTCGTTGCCGCCGCCACCGACACTGCTCCGCCTTGTCACCATAGTTTGAATCGGAACCAGAGCAGGGGCTGGCCAAAAGGAGTCGGCCAGATCATCGATAGAAGATGATATGCGTCGTTTCCTTATCGCTTCTCTCTCCCTCTTCTCAAACACGATATCTTTCAGATCTCAGAAAATAATAGGAACAATGAATCTCAAGCGTTACATTCAATATCATCCAACGGTGAAAATACTGATCCAAGCCTGaccaatagaaaaaaaatggGTGCAGATAGATAAAAGATTGATTTTGGGCATTTGATTTAAATCAATCAATGGCTCAAAAAAAACACatcagaaaataattaaaaaaaaggaacaatGAATCTCATGCGTTAGATTCAATATCATCCAACGGTGCAAATACTGATCCAAGCCTAGCCAATAGAAAAAAAGGTGCAGATAAATAGAAGATTGATTTTGGGTCTTTGATTTAAATCAATCAATGGCTAAAAAAACAATACAGATAgtctttttaatttctaattattataAGATTATTGAAacgttaaataattttatatcataattaaaaattaaaaatttgaattttgtatttaaattttgaagttgtgTGACTggctaaaatattaaaaattaagatataatgtTTTATGATATAGGTTAATATGATGtatgtggtttagggtttagggtttagggttaagatttataattaactatatagtTTGAGTTTTAAAATGTACATGAagtttaagtttaaaatttatactataaattttaaaagtttagaaTAATGACTTTGGATGCAAGGTTTAATTTTGGTGTTTAGTGTAGTAGATTTAGGCTGtaggtttaagatttagtgtttgaagtttagattttaaatttgagaatatatttaaaaaactattaaattttgattttaagtttaagacTGAAGTTATATTATGAAAGGATTGAAGTTTTAAAGTTTAGGTTTAGAGGTTATGgtttaaaccttaaactttaaacACAACCTCTAAATTAGTACATAATGCCTTAGTCAAGTAGTGGATGATGCAAGAGCGTAAAGAGGGAACATGCTGTGAATCACACTATCTTTGCATTTTATGatagaaatattaaaagtttatggtttagggtataATCAAGGTTAACATTTTCTATCAATATCAACAAAATACAATATGTCTAAGCAGTTGGAGTCGAGATTGTGTTGCAGAAATGGAATCCTTTAAAACCATTTTTCCTTGCCTCTTTACTGGTTTTCAGTTCACACACGTATATGTATCTATACTAACAGAGTCAAGAGTCGAGACTATAAGATACTGGCATGATTCCTTTGTTTGAAATAGTCCCATGGGAAGATTTGAATCCAAGAACCCCACAGTATCTGGAAGGCAATCTTACACCGCCAACGGTGTCCATGCATGAAAAGATGCAAATCATCATATCAGCAGCTCCACGGTAAGCACCACCAGGAATACGAGCAGGAGTAGCAAGATTTGTGGGAGACTTGTAAAGCTTGTTTTCTCTATAACTTTCGTTCCCTGAAAAAAAGGGAAACACCAAGTAGAACAATCAAAGGCAAAGAAGCCATGTTGAACTAAATCTCACAAAGGCACCATACAATGCGATTCTACAATAATACAGAATGTAAGAACAAAGCCAAACAATACATAAATATGAAACGTTTCTATGGATGTATGTCTTAACGGCAAGTCATGTGGTTGCAGCCTTGAGCAAGCTCGATCATTAAATGCATTGCCGACACAGTCTCCACTTCTTATACCTAGCCAAGCGATGGAATGTGATATAATCTGGATATCTTTCATCAACCAGAAGAATCTGAAACTCTTCACAGCTCATAAAATCATGCCAAGGAACACCCACAGTAAATTTTGAGCTGTTGCAGTCAAGAACAGACCACTAGAGTTTCCAGCACACTGTCAAAAAAGATCACAAAACATAAAGAGAGATAAGCAAGACTGGTTATGAAAGACCTATCCGGTTCGAGATTGATGAAGAAAGACCACACTGGACCAAACTGCATACTTTGTCTTCTCAGCATAACACATCACACACACAACAAACTAAGAACATAACCAGTTTCAGATGCAATGAAGAGAACAATGGACCAAACTGCAAACTTTGTCTTCTCAACATAGCACAACACACACACTACTAACTAAGAACAAAACCAATTTCCGACAACGAAGATTTCAGATGTAACAAAGAGACACAATGGATCAAACTGCAAACTTTGTCTTCTCAACGTCACACAACACACACACTACTAAGAACAGAACCAGTTTCCGACAGCACATTCCGACAACCACACAATGGATCATTGTTATCATTGGCTATCCATGACGAGTAACCGCGAGAGATCGATCCGAGCGACTGCGAGAGAACGATCTGCACCGAATAACTGCGAGAGAGCTATCCGAGTGAATGCGAGAAAGCGATCAACGCCGAGTAACGAGTAACCGCGAGAGAGATTTGGATTCTCCCAAGTTTGATATGCTTTGAAGATATGTATCCTTGTTCCCctctccttctagcgccaactgtttgacCCAAAAATGGTGTATTTGCTGGTGATGTTTGTTGGAATTATATAATAACGAATCTAAGGATAAGTattagattcttgaggtttaggaGAAATCTTCATAGAATCAATATGAGAAAAAGAAGATCCAGAGACTTTATTGATCAAAGATTGCATTACAAGAATGATTTCTAGTGTAAAGTGAATCAAAGAATGTATAAAATCTTTATAGGATGTGTTCTAGATCTAGATGGAAAAAAAACCATTTCTAATAAGGAGGTagctccttatttatagaagaaaGATATCTAGGGTTTCCTAACAAAGTGGGCCTAATTCATTGTCATAATGGGCCTTGAGGGGGGATGTAAATCCACTCCCAACAGTAAGCCCCCCAAGTTCGTAGAGAGAGATGAAACCGATCTCTGCGAATTTTACGAATACGGTTTATGAGACAATGAACTAGGCACATACCCATGTCGTAGACGATTGTCATGACCGGGTCGTCATGGTTAGGTTGCCATAGATGAAAGTGCCATAGACGGACCGTCTCGGGCGAGCTGTCATCGACATACTTCTGATTCCGATCACACTTCTTACTCCGGGATGGTTGCGCGAACGATCTGTGAGGACAGTGTTCTGAACCACCGGAGCAAGTTGCCATGGATGAAGCGTCAATCGACAAACTGCCAAAGACAAGTCGCCATAGACATCATCATGAACGTACCGCCATGAGCGAACCATCACAATCAAATCACCACGGGTGGACGTGTCTTCGCGGTATCACCTCATGCTCGAGACTTGCGAGCAATCCGAGTGACTGTGAAAGAGCGATCCAAGCCGAGTAACTGCGAGAGAGCGATCCGTGACGAGTAACCGCAAGAGAGAGATCCGTGACGAGTAACCGCAAGAGAGTGATCCGTGCCGAGTAACTGCGAGAGAGCTATCCATGACGTGTATTTGCTGGTGATGTTTGTTGGAATCATACAATAAAGAATCTAAGGATAAGTattagattcttgaggtttaggaGAAATCTTCATAGAATCAATATGAGAAAAAGAACATCCAAAAACTTTATTGATCAAAGATTGCATTACAAAAATGATTTCTAGTGAAAAGTGAATCAAAGAATAAAAATCTTTATAGGATGTGTTCTAGATCTAGATGGAAAAAAGAGTCATTTCTAATAAGGAGGTagctccttatttatagaagaaaGATATCTAGGGTTTCCTAACAAAGTGGACCTAATTCATTGTCATAATGGGCCTTGAGGGAGAATGTAAATCCAACCCCAACAGTAAGCCCCCAAGTTCGTAGAGAGAGATGAAACCGATCTCTGCAAATTTTACGAATAGGGTTTATGAGACAATGAACTAGGCACATACCCATGTCGTAGACGATTGTCATGAACGGGTCGTCATGGTTAGGTTGCCATAGATGAAGTGTCATAGACGGACCATCTCGGGCGAGCTGTCATCGACATACTTCTGATTCCGATCAGACTTCTTACTCCGGGATGGTTATGCGAAAGATCTGTGAGGACAGTGTTCTGAACCACCGGAGCAAGTTGCCATGGATGAAGCGTCAATTGACAAACTGCCAAAGACAAGTCGCCATAGACATCATCATGAACGTACCGCCATGAGCGAACCATCACAATCAAATCGCACGGGTGGACGTGTCTTCGCGGTATCACGTCATGCTCGAGACTTGCTCGCAATCCGAGTGACTGCGAGAGAGCG contains these protein-coding regions:
- the LOC125579869 gene encoding glutamyl-tRNA(Gln) amidotransferase subunit A, mitochondrial-like; the encoded protein is MDSSLAVTRHGSLSCGYSSRISLLRLLVTDRSLAVTRLGSLFHSHSDCSQVSSMSLSIDASSMATCSGGSEHCPHRSFAQPSRSKKCDRNQKYVDDSSPETVRLWHFHLWQPNHDDPVMTIVYDMGNESYRENKLYKSPTNLATPARIPGGAYRGAADMMICIFSCMDTVGGVRLPSRYCGVLGFKSSHGTISNKGIMPVSYSLDS